In the Sorghum bicolor cultivar BTx623 chromosome 4, Sorghum_bicolor_NCBIv3, whole genome shotgun sequence genome, GTAGAAGAAACTAATCACGAACAGTGTTTATAAAAAGAAGGAAAACAATAAGCAAGCGAGAGCAACAAGAAGAACATATCGACCTTATATTGTTGTCACGGTTAGACAAGAATCTACCCAAAATATTGATTGCCAGAACACGCAAACCACTAGTAGCTTCAATACCCATTATAGTCTGAACACACTCGTACAGAATGGCATTTCCAGCATTCTTGTTGGACTCAGTTTTTGTTGCAACCTGGATAAGTAATTGCAAGTTTAGTTAGCACAACATGGCATATATCACACATCTGTCATGGGCTAAATAATGCAAAACTAGTCCATGGTAATATATAGCAGATCTGTAATGTTGTAATCCTATAGCCCTATACCATGATTGGCATGTAAGACCAAAAGGCATGAAAGTATTGAaaccaagaaaaaaaatatgacaAAAAGATATAGGCCCTTGCTGAAATATGGGTGCTTTGTACCATAAACAATAAATGCAGCTGTAATCAGAGGCGGAACCAGATGAAAAactagggggggggggggggggggcaagaTGAAGGTAAGGCTTGGTTCAAGAACTTCTTTCCTTTCAAATACCTATTACTACAACGGCGAAGCAGGGCTGTTTAAAAAAATTCAGACCATTGGGGGTGCCTTGGCCCCTGCTAGCGGCCCCTGGCTACGCCTCTGGCTGTAATGAATGTGGAACCAAAGATAACAATTAATCAATCACCTGAGCAAGAATATCATTCATATATTCACTGCAATCTGCATCTCCTTGACCCAGGATCCGCAAAAGTTTAAGGACTCGAATATGCAAGAATGGATCAACAATGCCAGAAACATCATACTCAGGAGCATATGAACTATTGGACACATCTCTCAGTATGCGCACCAAACCTTCAATGCAGTTCTGCAATGAGAAGAAATTGTGTCTCAGCCACTCAGGAATAGTACCATTTTCAGCAAATAAAAtgttaaaaattataaaactgtGCATCTCCTAtatgaagagagagagagagagagtgataCATCAATTATTAAATAGGATCACCATTTAATCGTCATGAGAAAATGTTAAACAAATAAATGACCTGGTTCCagagttttctttttttctgtATGCTTCCATGTAGAAATAGATGCCCTTACCTTTCTCAGGTACTCTAGAGCATCTCTGCTTGCTTTGCATAGTTCTGTGCAGAGCTGAATTGCTGATATAAGAACCCCATGGTGTTTTTCCTTCAACAATGATGCAGCCAGTCCCATGAAGTTCTCTGCCAAATCTGGCACTTTCCTGACAATCCTTATAGAGCACAAAGCAGCCTAATAAACAAGTAGAAGTATACCATGAATTAAATTGCATCCAAAAATATGCGTACAGCAGTTTATACATAGACCAATTGATGAAACCATTCACAACAAGCCTGAATTTGGTAATTCTATGCAGTTTCTGAATCAAACTAGGTTCCAAGACTATTCAAATTCCTTGAAATGACACATCAATAATTCAGCTATCAGTTGTTTGTTTTCGCCATGCTCCGCTGGGCTCGATTGAATTACAATATACAGGAAAatacctttttctttgtattgacATCCCTAGTGCGCATCAAGCTCTCCACTTCAGGTGAAAGATCCCGTGCCATTTCAGCAGAGCAGATGTTCCCAAGAGCACACAGTGCAAGACCCACGATGAACTGGTTCGTGTGGTTGAGATCTCTGCCACCAGATTAAGCACTAACATTACTCAAAACTCAGCACAGCATTTGAGCAGACAAACACTCGCGGAGTGATACTGCAGAGACAGCATGGGCGGCCTACTGTTTGAGGGAGTTGGTGACGAGCATGAGCACCTCCTGACGCTCGTCGAGGAGCAGCATGAGGCCGAGGTAGCCCACCCGCTTCTCCGGGTACCCCGTGGCCGCGATGAGCTTGAGGCACTCCATCTGGGCGAAATGGGTGGGGTAGCCGAGCATGTGGATGAACATGAGCTTGGCCATGTTTCTGTGCCGGAGCACCGGCTCATTCTCGCTGATGGCCGTGCGTATCGCCGCGCATTCCCGCCGCACCACCGCGCGCTCCTCCGCCGCCGTCTTGCACGTGCGTATCGCGCGTATCATCTCCCTGCGGGAAGCTCACGAAGCACAGTTACAGCATTGGTACGCGCGAGCGGCGAGCATGACGGATCCGGCGCAGAAGTTTGGGGAATTTGGGAAGTGGGGCGGAGTCTCACCGGAGGCTCGTCCCGGAGGAGAAGGGGCTCAGGGCGATGTCCGAGGCGAAGTCCTCGACGATCTTCTCGACCGTGTCCATGTTGAGATCtccgccggggggggggggggggggggggggggggggggcacgcCGCCGCGAGGGGAGAGCTCGCGGGATCTGAACGCCGTGGTGGTTGGGGGCGGGAAGCAGCGGAAGGCGAGGTGGGGCGAACAGGGCCGCGGATCTGAGCTCTGCAacccaattttttacaatttggccctttttttgaaaaaagttcACAATTGGACCCCTGGAAAACTTAAATGCAGAAATGGACCCAGGGGTCGGCGCCATGCATCATGGCGCCGAGGTTTCACGTCTCGGcgccatggatcacggcgccgaggcCCCTGGCTGCCTTCTGACTTGGATCCGACGTGGCAgggagctcggcgccacagatcacggcgccgagctcggcgccacagatcacggcgccgagctccCTGGTACTAATCATCCGACGCCTTCGCTACCAGTTCATATTTTCATCTCCCCTCTCGgctctctctctccaaaaacCGAGCACGAATTTGGATTCAATATTTGGACCATCAAAAGTTTGATTTGTTCCATAGATCTTGAAGAGCCAGGTATACTCTTTCACATATTAGTTTTTGACTCATTGATTTGACCTATATTACACGTATGTTGTAGACTTAGATAAACCATTTATAGTTTTTTGAATGGATgattaatatttttcttatgcAATCGTAGAATGCCACGTCGTGGAAAAAGTAGCAAACCAAGGTAACCTTTCGACATGTTTCGTTAAATTTCATTCCTCATTATTTATCATTTGGTAAATTGTAGTTTTCGGTTCAATCGTTATTTGCTATGATTTCTTAGAATTGAATTATTTGAACTGTAGCTATGGCCGGACGACCGGTAGTCCGTACATCCACAAGCCGCTTCCTAGCGGTGTTCCAGTACCTATGTGCTTTTGTGGTGATCCTTGCAAGGTAGAAATTTCGGAAGACGAGGAAACCTATCGGCAGAGGTATTGGATGTGTTCGAATTTTGCCTGGGAGCCTACGCCAAAACAACGCCGCAGTAACTTTATTGTAAGTTATTTTTTCTATTGTGCACTTATTAATTTGTGTCCTATGAAGCATGATTTAATGTTTTGAACAAATATATTTGTTGCAGACCCCTCCACCATTGTGTGATTTTGAGCAGTGGATCGACACTGAGATTAAGGAGTCCGACAAGCGGCTTCTACAAGGCCTAAAGGAGTGGGATGCGGAGCGTGCTGAGATATTAGAGAAGAGACGTAGAGAGGAGGCTCAAAAGAGGGAGcacaaggaagaggaggaaagaAGACGTGTTGCTGCGGCTCGGGAGGAGAGGGAAAAGAAGCTTGAGCGTGTGCGCCGAGCGAAGGCAGCGATGGATGAGAATCCAGATGCCGAGAGGAAGGGAAAGTGGCCTCGTTGCACTCAGTAGTTACATTACCTTCTTGTTCTTTGTTTGGTTCATGGACAATATTGTTTTTGTGTTGGACTTTTCAATTTATTGTCATGTAATGCACTATAGCAATTTTAATTTAGTTTCATTATTAGTagacaatatttttatttgagtaTTGCATGGGCAATGAAATGAGGATAATTAGTTGAAATGGAAGTTAACGAACTAGTATATTGCATAACTACTAGCACACATCACATTGAATGGCATGTCAAAACATGCACCAAACAAGGGTGCAGAGGTCCGAGACTAAACCTAACATGCCTTAGGTAATTCAAGCAATTAACAAGCACAGGGAATGGCATGTGAGAACATATACCACACAAAGGTACATAGTTCTTTCGACTAACCCTAACATGCCTTAGGTGATTAAACCAAACAACAAACATATGGATGTGGCCTGTGAATTAGTTCAGTTCTACCTAGTAGTGTGGCCACATAGCAAACTGTGTTGCCCCTTCTCCATAGTATCCTCCcgttgttggtggtggtggtgggggtggTGGTGAAGGAGGGCCCTTGTTCTTGTGATTAGGGCATGTGCAGTATGGATCATTGCATATTGTGTTTTGGGAGCCAGTAGCATTGCTGTTGTCGTCCTCTTCGTCATCcttgtaaccacagctaacttcCGTTTCTAAATCAAAGATACGGTCCTGCAGGTAGTAGATGTACTCTGCATGAGGATGAATAGGTCTAGGATCGACCCATCTGGTGAAGCCACAGTTCTCTTTTGACAAGGATGACTGCAATAAGTATGTAGCTTTAGCACAAGAGAGTATCTTATTGAAGGTTGAATTAGTAATATGACTTACCCATGCTCGTGGACATTTGAAGAAACGACGCCCTCCATCTATCCCCTCTATGTACATCTGCACCAAACAATCCTCACCATGCATACATTTTGGCCACTCTTCTTTTCGGTCATCATATGCCCTCAGTGGTGCCTCTTTAGTAAAATCATGTTTGCTCTCAAGGGGGAACCTATCATAAATTGCTTCCTCAAAGTCTTTAGGACCAAGAGGACCCTCCCAAAGAAAGGGATTACCCTTCATCGCCGCCTTTCCCTTTCCCTTCCCTCTAGACGACCCTCCAGACATTTTTACTTGAACTGAACAATCTCAAGTGAGTAGCAACGCTCTCACCACTGCGTATATATATAGGAACCCAATAGTTGGTAGCCGTTGTAGTATATAATAAATGCACCTGAAAAGCCTAGATTCGATTACTGAAAAGCCTagttgaaaactgaaaagtctaTTTGGATTGTCATCTGAAAAGGCTAGATTCGTTCACTGTTTCGGATGTGATGATTCAATGAAAAGCCATATTGGTTCACTGTTTCTGAAAAGCCTACACTGCGAAAACCAATAGGAATGGACCACAGAATATGTGCACTACATTGAATAATTCATGGAAAAAATTTGCAAGAGTTTCCCCTATTTTTGGTACATCCACAGTTATAAATTGACATCACAGTACAATACAAACATTGATTCATCCAAATATCACAACACAAGCACATACGCCATCAGGAATGATAGTTCAGATAGTCCACAGAGACCATACAGTCCCATATAGTACAAATAGTCCACAAAGTTCACAGTGTCGATACATGCAAAATAACAGAAGTTATGCCATCAAATCTAAGCTGCTACCATGGTGTTAGCACAGAAGTCATCCTCACTGCCTCCTAGTCTTACCCTTACCCTTGTGGCCAAGAGCATCGGTGCCTGGAGTGTACCTACAAGGCGAACGACGTCGCCTTCTTGCAACCTGCGAAGGCTGAGTAGAAGGAGCATCAGGAAGCTGAGATAACCCAAGCTCGTCATAGTCACGCTCCTCGGCCACCCCCTCTtcgtcctcatcatcatcgcttTGAAAAGTGTCCATAGTTGGCCGAGACGAGCTCTGTCCTCCAGATCCTATAAACATTGTTCAAATTATGTGTGCACTTAATTTATTATCTCATACCATGAAAATTGCTCAGttcaaataaacaacaaatttaataaaattataccttccaaagaagatgtaccATGCACAACAGGTGTGTTGCATTGTCGTTCCTGTGGCACATGCACATTCATCGCAGCACTAGTACCGCAACCGCACCGAGCTGCAGCACGCCTAAGCCTACGTGCTAGTCTCTATTATGCAAAGATTAAAATTCATATTGTTAGATATATGATAAATGAGGGTCGTAATACTTGTTCTTAGATAAATTCGATGTCAAGTACTTACTCCAAGAAAGTTGTTTAGTGTGTGCTCGTCCACACCTGTTCTTGGAAACCGTTCGATGTCAAGTACAGATTGCTTTATTGCGTTGCCCTATAAGATAAGACATGTAATAGTTTATATAGGTGCAATTTATAAAATGGAAAGGACAACAATCGTACAATT is a window encoding:
- the LOC110435064 gene encoding uncharacterized protein LOC110435064 isoform X2 — encoded protein: MDPGVGAMHHGAEVSRLGAMDHGAEAPGCLLTWIRRGRELGATDHGAELGATDHGAELPGTNHPTPSLPVHIFISPLGSLSPKTEHEFGFNIWTIKSLICSIDLEEPECHVVEKVANQAMAGRPVVRTSTSRFLAVFQYLCAFVVILAR
- the LOC110435064 gene encoding uncharacterized protein LOC110435064 isoform X1, translated to MPRRGKSSKPSYGRTTGSPYIHKPLPSGVPVPMCFCGDPCKVEISEDEETYRQRYWMCSNFAWEPTPKQRRSNFITPPPLCDFEQWIDTEIKESDKRLLQGLKEWDAERAEILEKRRREEAQKREHKEEEERRRVAAAREEREKKLERVRRAKAAMDENPDAERKGKWPRCTQ